A stretch of Astyanax mexicanus isolate ESR-SI-001 chromosome 21, AstMex3_surface, whole genome shotgun sequence DNA encodes these proteins:
- the LOC103024855 gene encoding thymosin beta-11 — translation MSDKPNLDEVTSFDKSKLKKTETQEKNPLPSKETIEQEKQASS, via the exons ATGTCTGACAAGCCAAACCTGGATGAGGTCACCAGCTTCGACAAGAGCAAGCTGAAGAAGACCGAGACCCAGGAGAAGAACCCACTGCCGTCTAAAGAAA CCATCGAACAGGAGAAGCAAGCGTCATCATGA